The window TCCGGGATACTGGTAGGTATAGGTCCCTAGGTTGAAGAGGGGTAGGAGGGCCACACATAATGCCACCAACCAGATCAGTGATAATGCTATCTTTGTCCGTGCTGTTGTCACTAACTGTGCGTGTAACAACGGTTTGGTCACACCCAAGCACCGTTCAGCAGCCATGGCACAACCCATAAAAAGTGGGCATAGTCCAAAAAATACCATGCAGCCTCCTAGAAACAAGCAAGAAGCGTCTGTGTCATTTGTTATATCTGTTGTAGTACCGTCAGAGTATCTCCTCATCACTAGCGCTCCATTGATAACATGTCCCGCCAGATCCGTCGCAACCAAAGAACTAGCAAATAGTAAGAAGGTGGCCTTGGAACGTCGTCGAAAGCGGTTGTAGGCCTTAGCTAGGATGATCAGAGCCACGACGTTAAAAAGGATGCCCAGAGTCATGCTAAGACCCGCCACAATGGGGCGGCTCTGTGGAAGTGTCCTGTTCCTCACTACGGCCTCCACCTCCGGTTCCTGAAGAATGGTGGTGAAGTTGGCCAGGAAAGATGATGTGGAGGTGGCTGGAGAGCCTGAGGAGTTGGGGTGCTGCATGGTCAACATCACTGCTGGGCTTTGGGGTTCATCTGGAAACTCCACCAAAGATATCGCTAGAAGAGATGGGAGAGTGGATTAGGAATTAGTCATTGATTAGCTCGAAATCCTGCTCCAAGAGGGGACTTAAGTGTGCAAGTTTGCATCTAA of the Periophthalmus magnuspinnatus isolate fPerMag1 chromosome 8, fPerMag1.2.pri, whole genome shotgun sequence genome contains:
- the LOC117374820 gene encoding prostaglandin E2 receptor EP1 subtype-like; translation: MCQAISLVEFPDEPQSPAVMLTMQHPNSSGSPATSTSSFLANFTTILQEPEVEAVVRNRTLPQSRPIVAGLSMTLGILFNVVALIILAKAYNRFRRRSKATFLLFASSLVATDLAGHVINGALVMRRYSDGTTTDITNDTDASCLFLGGCMVFFGLCPLFMGCAMAAERCLGVTKPLLHAQLVTTARTKIALSLIWLVALCVALLPLFNLGTYTYQYPGTWCFIRVSEGTEAQDLAFVILFSGLALSSLASAFVCNTISGIALVRAKLKKPTCSKSHSTRSNDTEMVVQLVGIMVTSCICWSPLLVFGLMSALRSYSGSLDSDRATYRRLMITGVRMAACNQILDPWVYILLRRAILRRIYQITKRQASLKGSIFRSARWEASSFHITEKNVSNKL